Proteins encoded within one genomic window of Arachis ipaensis cultivar K30076 chromosome B08, Araip1.1, whole genome shotgun sequence:
- the LOC107610729 gene encoding uncharacterized protein LOC107610729 has product MDDLVQKIASSAAKGKNKSPQIQRETGGESSAKFETPGGYVFLRLRAYAGGEPLQKDEKEKEIKASYVKISGQKTSYDCAIYVMKWLELIEPENIKKGKYKWDNWKQEEVDYYRVEYASRILFSEMNKQRDRAIRESSAIRLSKPSSVLLSPFCQINSADIETA; this is encoded by the exons ATGGACGATTTGGTCcaaaaaatagcaagcagtgcGGCGAAGGGAAAAAACAAAAGTCCACAAATTCAGAGGGAGACTGGGGGAGAAAGTTCTgcgaagtttgaaactcctggg GGATATGTATTTTTAAGATTGAGAGCATATGCCGGCGGGGAACCTCTGCAGAAAGACGAGAAGGAGAAGGAAATTAAAGCATCATATGTTAAAATATCAGGCCAAAAAacaag ctatgactgcgcTATCTACGTTATGAAGTGGCTTGAGTTAATTGAGCCGGAAAACATTAAAAAGGGGAAGTATAAATGGGATAATTGGAAACAG gaggaggtggacTACTATAGAGTGGAGTATGCTTCCCGGATACTATTCAGTGAGATGAATAAACAGAGAGATCGGGCAATTAGAGAGAGTAGTGCTATAAGGCTGTCGAAGCCATCCTCTGTATTATTGAGTCCGTTTTGTCAGATAAATTCTGCTGATATAGAAACTGCGTAA